From the Nycticebus coucang isolate mNycCou1 chromosome 13, mNycCou1.pri, whole genome shotgun sequence genome, the window TCCTTGGAATgaactacagaaataaaaaaaatttccagaggGAAAAGCCATTCATTTTAAAGTCGGTAGCagacagagaaaagggaagagaggaagaaaaacctGGCTCTTCCAGATGGCAGTATTTCAGGTCACGGGAGGTGCAGTCCTCCGGGAGCACAGTTCTTTACAGCTTGGCTTTCCTCTGTGATGGGATGGGACCACGGACAGTGGGGGCCTTCTGAGGAGGGCGAAGGTGCAGAAGAGAGATGTGCTTGGGTATGCCTGTTCCCCCTAGTAGGCTCCTCCCGGTGGGCAGGTCACATGCAGGTACAGCCAGGTCCCTGCCTCagtctcagaaattaaaaaactggGGAAAGGGCCACAGCGTCTCCAACCGTCTTCAGGTGACTAAGCAGCATGTGAAGAACAGGTTTGTGTCACGTCTCTTCCACAGAAGAAATGTCCCCAGATGCTGGTCGCAAGCCATCTGGGCTGCTAGAGCCTGGTGACATCTCTACCTTGCTGCAAGTCACTGATGCTCTCGTAGTCGTTCTCCTTTGGGACGAGGCCATGGTGGCCACTGGTCCCCAGGGGGggcttttcttcctctctgtgtAGAGTCTGGATCGCTTCATAATCAGGCTCTGGCTCCTGGCTGGGTCTCCCTGCTGGTGGAAGTGCGCTGTTGGGAGTGTTTTCAAAGTCTTTAACAGTAGCATAGAGATCATTACAGGAGGAGGGTGGCCTCTGAGGGACCCCCTGGATGGAGGTGTAGGTGGACTCTGGTGCTTTAAGCAACTGTCCAGGTTTATTCACGGATGAGTACATGGCTGAGATCTAGGAAACAAAGGGACAATGAATAAGCAAGCTCCCAGCTGAGACTGTCCTCCACCCCCAACTTTTTATTGACAAGCCCTTTAAGATCTGTCCTTTATGAGCTGCACTAATTCTGGAAGACATCACTAGAGAATAATTATGTACATTATCTTCAGCTGAGTAAGCACATCAGTCACAGCCCCTTAATTCTGTGGAAACCAAGTTCTCTCAGGTCTGCTGCCGAGTCTGAGGAGCAGGTCCTAAAGCCCTGGGCCTCCCGCCACATCacgttttatttcctttctacaTCAAGGATGATGTTTCACCTGAAAAAGCCTCCACTGCTTTACAAAAAAGGGCAGAAAACATGTATTTTACCGGTGATTCTCAAACTGAGGGCTGTGAACCAGCAGCAGTGGGATCTGGGAATCTACCAGAAGGGCAAATTCGTAGGCCCTGTCACAGTGTCACTAAgtgagaacctctgggacaggCCTGGTGCCGACTCTGACATCCAATGCAGGGTGAGGCCCACTGGCGTGGACTCTTCACACTGTCTGCACCAAGCTGGTCTGAGGGGCAGCTGCTGCATTCTGGTTGGCAGTGTGCACGCATCTGTAAGGGCGCTGTTTTCCCATCATTTTTTTGACTTAATTGCATGTTATTGGTTAAAGAGACATTTGTAGTATGGCCTTAGTCCTCTTCAGCAGGAAAATTCATTTCTTACCTGCAGCCAGCCAACTCAGAAATGAAATTTGGAGATAACTTACAGGATGTTATCTTCCTATGGTAAGAGCAGGCAGTTTTCCAAGTACACCTTCCCATTCTCACTAATAAATTTCTGTAACTTCTAATATGAAGAGAGACTTAATTCTTTAGCAATGACAGATTAAATGTGCTGATTAAGAAAATTTGGGGGGAACACTATGGTGATAAATCATGGGCtggaaataagtaaaaatatccTCCATTACAAGTATTTATTCTTTAACGTATATGATTGATTCATTCAAACACCAAAGAAATAAGTCAACATGCTCCCTGACAGATGCTCAGCTTCCAATGCTAGGGGACATTTTTCCCCGCATTCACTTTTCTCGCGAAGTGCGGGTGAGCTTTCCAGCTGGCCTCAGAAGCTTCCTGGGACAGGCCAGCTGCATGCTAACTGGTCATCTCCATGGGGGCTTTTCACTGCTGCTGGGGTCTCAGATTTGCTAGGCCTTGACAAGCCTAGGGTTTATAGTCAGTGAAATAGTCTTTGGAAAACTCTTCCATGTTGATCTGaacattttaatgaatattaaattaaCATTCTCACCTTAGagcttttaatgaaaaaattgctttaaaatagaaggattattgtttctttgaatttaggaagaataaaaaaaatccactgatGTCACAATAAGGTGTGAACATATGGGATTTATTCTCTAACTAGTAATTTAAGCTCAAAGTATGGACTGATTATAAAAGGGTAAACTGTGGGTGACAGGGTAACATGAAGGACAAGCGTGCCTTGACCTAGACTGTAAGGAGGCAGTCACCCTCCTGTGAGTTCCTCTCCTCAATTTCCTTCCCCACGCTTCCTGCCATTAATGTCCCTTGCTCTCTGTAAGAGTTCTTGGGTCCTCTtagacactcttttttttttttttttttaattacaggtTCTTTCATTAACTTGCAGTTTAATATTGGCTCTGGGAATGAACCCAATGTGGAGAGGGTGTCACAGTGCATTTCAATTTTTGTAAGAGCTTCTGGAGTTTTCTATCACTATTATTTTACAGGTTACTCTTCAAGCCTTCTTGCTACCCTGCtatttagtttttcaatttttctccttatacttttaatttcattACTCAGTAAATTGTTCTTATATTCTTATAAGTtactctctttatttttttccatttctcttcttctaacAATCAAACCTTTCCCCATCATTCTGTTAAATTGGGATAACAGTACTTAAAAGCTCAGATTTCAGTTTCTGTCTGGCCCATCAGCATGATATTATATAAATACAAGAataaatgatttatatatttatttttcctaaatgttCTTCCTAAAATGAATGTTGGGGAATCATAGTTCTTTATGTTAAAATTTCATCAGTATAGTTAGGTCCTATCttcaaaaaccacaaacaaatgTAAAGTAAGAAGCAAAGTAATTAGAAATTTTACACTGTCTTGATTTAGTTTTATAAAGGATTAGCTTCCAGAACTCGTATGTATTTTACTTGCTTGTCCCACATGAGATCACTCTGGGTATAGTGTAGAAACCCAAGTGGAGGGAGGCCCAGGATGCAAGGGCCTAGTGAGGGCGGCCAcagtgggatggagggaggggtaaTGAAAGGAACAGTGTGGAGGTGCAACTGAGGGGCCCTGGCCACTGACTGCGTCTGAGGACAGTGAGGGGAAGATGTATTAAGATGACCTCcagggttttattttttgcaaacaGACAGAGAGATGGCAGGTCCATTCCTGGGAAGAGGGAACAAGAAGGGGTGGACAATATCACCTAAGGAAGGCCCTCTGCTTCCTCAACCTTCAGTGCGCGTGTGGGTCTAGCTTCATATATTACTCAGAGTCTAGCTCACAGGAGGGTGACTGCCTCCTTACCGTCTAGGCCAAGGCACGCTTGTCTAGCTTCATATATTACTCAGAGTCCTAGGATGGACCTGCATATGTACACTGTTCTTGTACACATATACAATGTACTGTGCCAGGCATGACAGACAGAAGCTGTGTGTAACTTGATCATTCAGGTGTTTGGCTTTCTAGCGAGCCCAGCATGGCATAACAATGGATATTTATCTATATCTACATCTCTCCATCCATCTACATGCAGTAGGACTTCTGCAAATTGGCCACTCAAGGGACTGTCATAAACTAATCAACatatatacagaggtggtcaacataaggaactaggcctactatactgatatgtacatgtggtgcatgttggtctatgaaaattaggtcaacttaaggatgtgGTCAATGCAGGAAGGTGGTCAGTTATGGAGACTGTACTGTATACACACGGGCTTTTAGGATTTTAACACTTCACCATAAGTCTAAACAGTGAATTTTTAGCCCCGGTGCTTGGGAATATATGGTCAATTCTTGTTGTGTCTGACCCTAGTTCCAGCCTAGAATTATATTTTCTGAAGTTATCTGTTCTCTGCATCCAAAATTCCTCACTGAGACTTTCTCCTTGTATGTATTAGACAGAATCAAATTCCCTGATATCTACTTGTTCCAATTCACTGAATTTTCCAACAcactatttatttccttttgatgTGGTTTTCTTGACTGCTGACGAAAGCCCCTTACTGgaatttctctcttattttcttattttctctcttttatttttctctcttatattcttattttctcccttcctctatTATTTTGTGATCCTTCTTTCCTAGTCAGCCTTTTTTCCTAAGCTGACCCCTTCACGTTGTCATCAATCTTGTCTTACCACCTGCTAGTCACTCTCTCTGGGTCCCTACAAATCCAACATCCTCAACGTTGATCTCCAAATGCAGGCCTAAGAAAGTATTTCACCTCCTCAGACAAAGGGTAACATTACAGTGCATTTATTCAAGGGGAGCAGCtcttctactttgtttttttttgttgtaagagctttctgttatttaaaagaaacaaaaacttacttCTTCTTCCGTGAGAGTTGGGTCTTCTTCCCGAGACTTGTAGGATAATGAACTAAATCTCTGTCAGAACAAACACAAACCAAATAAAAGTAGTTTAGGGTCAATAAAACAACCTTTCTTTTACATGTAATTCCTCATATCTgtctaaaaatgtttttgaatgatTTCTAGGGCACCACAAAGAAAATATGTGAAGGACCGTGACATAAACACATGTCTATTATTTTATGATGTCCTGGGATTCCTAATAGTATTATAGTTGGAGAAATTTCCTCTAATTTTGTATTTGAATCTGTATGTACAAATAAGCCATAGAATATTGTTTCAAGTCCTAATTGTTGTTAAGGATTGGTATCTATAAAGGACTGATAATTAAAAAACACCCAGAgtgtttctttataaaatgcCTGAATTCTATACTTTTATAGACTGCAGGTGTCTTCAGGAAGATCTTTAAGTTATCTGAAAACTTCAAAGCTAAAAGAAGTTAAATCAACTCACTTTTGATAGCCCGGCTGATTTCCCAGGGCTTTGGCTCGTGGTCCTCCAGTTCTCTTTCTGGCATATCTCCTGTCTTAATTCATGCTGACTTCATGCATCCTTCCAAATCCTTCAGTTCCCTGACCTCCCCTGCCCCTACTGATGCTGTGCTCTATCCCCTGACCTTACCACTCTCTCTCCTGGATGCAGCACAGATTCCCTCTCACCCTAACCCGCAGCCTCTGCACACCAGCTCCTCCCAGTTCCTTTCAGACCAGCAATCATTGTCCAGGCTCACCCCTCCTGTGACCCAATTCTGATGCTTCTTCAATGCTGTTGGGATCCAACCACCTTTTCCATGTCTTCCCTTCTCCTCATGTCCTTTCTTCCTGCCTCACCAAGTTTCAACTCCGTAGTTAGCCATCACAATCATGCTCCCTGGTCACTGGTGAATTCAACCCTTCCATGAACACTTGATGTGGCTCCACATCATCCAACTCTTTCCTAGTACACACCCAGTCATCTCATCCTCTCTCCCCAAACTTCAAGCACCTCCTCACCCATCTTCGCTCCGAGCTACCACTTTTAACCTTCAAAACTGGAGTCAGAGGGTCCTTTCAGCATCAGATGGGTTGTGCCATTCCGCTGCTCAGGACTCTCTGGTGACCTTAGTCTTTAGACCGTCACCCAAGACCATCTAGGATTGAGCCCTGGTTACCTTCTGGCCACTACTATCCTTGCTCATCCCTGTCGAGTGACACCAGTCCCCCACCAGTCCCCCCTTAGAAGCCAGGCAAGCTCTAGCCTCCAGGCATCATGCTGGCCCTGTGCTTTACTTGCTCTTGCCCAGAAAGCCTGTAACTCACTCCTGCCCCTTCTTTAAATCTGCTCAAGTGTCACCTTCAGAGTTAGGCACATGCTGCCTGCTCTATCCAAAACTACTCCCAATCTCCCTTTTACCAATCTtccatattctatttttttcttataaactttATGTCTGTTTCTTAACTAAAACGCAAGCTTACAGGGACaggaatttaattcatttatatgtgTTGTTCCCTGTGATTCTTAGCATCTAGAAGATGGTATGGTACACAGTACATGCTCATTGAAATCTTTTTGTTGCATGAATATCAAATTCTCAAcatgtgattgcaagagggactttaccgaacaattgcaatcagtgtaacctggcttattataccctcaatgaatccccaacaataaaaaaaaaaaaaaattctcaacacgtttaaaattcaaattatttatatGAAGATGATAGATTACTCAAACTTATTACACTGTGGAAAGATAATTTGGTTCCCAGATGAGCAATTccagttttttttgagacagagtctcactttgtcaccctgggtagaatgctgtgctgtcatagctcacagcaacctcagtctctagggctcaagtgatcctcttgactcagcctcccaagtaggtgggattagaGGCCcctaccataacacctggctatctttagtagagatgaggtcttgctcttgctcaggctggtttcaaaccctagagctcaagaaatccacctgcctcagcctcccaaagtgctaggattataggtgtgagccactgcgcctggtctATTTCCAGTTTTTAATCTGGAGAACTATGTACTAGTAATGGTTAGGCAATagatcttatctttaaaatgctTCTATGTAAAAACATTGCCTGGTTTAGGTAGCACAACTATacctctgttttattattttggtgACATGAAAGGCAAAAAATTAGactatagttttgcattttatgaaTGTGTTCATAAATCCTTTTATTGGTGCCCCCAAAAGCTGATTTCATGGATAATATGAAAAGTTAAAATGCATTCAAAGAACAGCAGGAAGAATGAGTTCTTGGTCTAACCTATACAATGAGAGCCTTCTGACCATGAACTTCAGAAGTGTTTTTAGGCTGTCAGTGACTGAGTAGGCCCTCCTTGGCCGCTTACCAAAATTGGAACAGAAgagaatctttcctttttttttctatatatagaaCAGAAATTAGATATAATTGCCTAAAGTAGAAGGGCCTAGTTAAATTTCAAGGAGATTTTGATGACTGAAAATAAGAAGTTCACTGTGATTCAGATATTATCCGATACACACACAGAAGCCTGTGGACCATTAATACATTTTAGACCTTTGTTAAATATCTAAATTTAAGAGTTAGAGGTAATTGTGCAGGAattgtcacaaaataagatttcttatttgatttaCAAGAAAGTATACACAATCAGACAAAATCAGGGTACCTGTGAGTTGGTTCCCTGTTGTGTGTTGCTATGCTTTGATTTCTGGGCTTCTGGAAAAGTAAAGGTCACCACGCCTTTACTTTCCAGGCAGCGGCAAGGGGAAGAGGTAAAATGTGCAAAGAGCCTAGTCTCTCCACTTAACTCTTGGTCTTCACAGTGAAGCAAATAATACTTGGCCCTAATTAGACATGATGTAAAAACTGGAAAATGTCCAAGTAAGGTGCTGAGAAAAGAATGTTTGATAAACATGAGCTTTCAGTGTTTTATTCCTTGTGGGGAGAAGACAGCTAAACGCAGCTTACACTAAAACAGCTTTCATCATTCAACAATGTGGAAAAAAATCCCAGGATTAGCCAGATTCCTAATTTTATGACAAAGCCCAAGAAACAAAAATGCCAGCACCGACCTTGTTGGTGTCTCCGCTCCTCTCTGTGGCTCTTtcttcttctgcttctttctcttccttctcctgaaGGTTTTCGTTCTCATCCAGGAGTTTAACAGGGACAGGTGGTGGGGCCTCCTCTTCTGGGTCACATGAATTTCCAAGAATACTCTCTGCATTAACACTTTGGCGACATTTCTTGTTTCTATCCACGGAGGCATATTCAGCAAACTCTGCTTTGCCCTCCGTTTGGGGTCCCGGAAGCTCTTTCAAAATAGAAGGAGACTTTGACTTGCCCGTGTGGCCTTTGTCCAGGTGTGTGGCTGCAGCCACCTCCTTAATTTCTTTCACAGTCTCATATAAGCAGTCCTCCACCATATTTTCTTGGGAGGAACTATCCTTGAGCACCTCATACGGCCCTTCCATCCCCGGCCCCTGGTCCCCGTCCACACTTCTCGCAGTGAGCATGGTATTCACTGCACTCTCAGGAGGAATGCTAGGCAGCTCCCGGCTCTGGTGGCATTTTGGCTTCCCTGTGCTGTCCTGGGAGTCTAGAAGATCCGAAGCCGAGGTCTGGACTTCCTCATAATGTTGCATGCAGGTCACAGTACTGTCTTCTGAAAGAACTAAAGCAGCAGAAGTGTCAGAAGTGGAGAGGGCCAGGTCCTCCAATAATCATTATTGTGAATTGGATAATGTAAAGTTGGGTTGAATCTAGTTGCCTGATTTTTATTAGACTCTCAGCTGCAAAGGATACAACAGATACTACAACTATCCAGTGATATTCTTTTTCAATCTCAGTTTAAACTAAAGACAtctacatatcttttttttgtgtatgtgtgtgtgtgtagagacagtctcactttatctccctcggtagagtgccatgtgtcacacagctcacagcaacctccaactcctgggcttaggtgattctcttgcctcagtctcccgagtagctgggactacaggcgcctgccacaatgcccggctatttttttttgttgcagtttggccagggccgagtttaaacccgccaccctcggtatatggggctggcgccctacctactgagccacaggcgccgcccacatctaCATATCTTTACTAACATAGGATTTAATAAATTATCTGGGCTATAAGTGTGGTGCACAGTTACTTTCCTTAGTTATTGTTACATCTGATCAGACTCAGGCAGGGCTGAGGGTGAAAGTGGTATTCAATGGGGCAAACTGTTGGGGCTGGATACCAGAAAGGGAACATGTGTGGCAGCTACTGTCCCTGGCCCACTGGCCCCTGCCTATGTGGAGAGATTATTAGGAGCATATACCCCCAAAGGTCTCTCACTTGGCAGACAAAATGGAACCAACAGGGCAAAAAGGTACCCTTATATAATATCACAAAGGGATCAGCAGTGCCCATGTGCTTCTTCCATTCCTCTGCCCCAACATTCCTATCTCATATTAGAAAATCCAAATACGAAATGCTTGGACTGCCATAGAAATGGCACTGTGTGAAGTTATTCGGTTGTCCCTTTATCAAGTATGTTTTTAGTGTCTATAATATGCCAGGGATGGTTCAAGGTgctggggaaaaacaaaacagagaatggTGCTTACACGATGGTAAGTTATTAAGTTAGTGTCTCACTTTGGGTTAGAAATAGTGTCCCTatcacttacacacacacacgcacacatgacactctgacagttaagttcatgaactcatcctagaaaaagtgctacgtattGCTGAATACGTAGTGCTAatattgctgaatattgctaTAGTCACTTTTGAAGGACTCCCTTTAGGaaactatgcaccaatgccagtgtttagtccacccctcaaagcaattttggaactctttctctggaacggccatcagaactgtcaccacacagcacacaaaaacatgcaacaataatgaacgccacttaGCAAGGCACTGCCACACATGGACATGAATACAGCCGAGACACTGTAAGGTAGTGATCCCCAGAATGTTAGCCACGTCTAAATCTCTAGAACCTGCGACCCTATTATGTTAGGAGGCAGGGGAAGATTGAGGCTACAGGTGGAAGTAAGGCTGCTAATTAGCTAACTCTGAGATGGGAGACTCTCCCGGATGGTCCAGATGGGCCCACATAATTGCTGGGGTCCTTCTAAGTGGCTTTTCCCAGAGAGGGTCTTCAGACACTGCCCTCCTGATAATgctgattttagcccagtgacacCCATTtgagacttctgacctccagaatcataacttgaaacttttttttgttttaaggtagtacgtttgtggtaatttgttaacACTAACAATGTGCTAGTATCCTCACACATCTTGTTTGTAGTAGTAATACCATCTTGTAGGGTAATAATAACACTACTATTAAGAAGActaatcttaaagaaaaaagaaaagaatagcaatCTTATAGGGTCAAAGCAAGTGAGTTAGTACATATACAAATCTTAtagcaatgcctggcacacagaagccAATTTAAAAAGAACTAGATATTATTCACCCAAATGAGATTTTTTGCTAAACCTGGTAGTAAtacttaaaagtgatcaaggacaCATTTCCTACGTTTCAAGCTGCATATTTTGAAACCTAGTACTTTCATAGCTGATGAGGCCTGTGTGGAAAGGGGGCATTTTTACAGAACTTACTGTCCCCATTGGTGAGCACCCCATTCTGTTCACTGCTGGCAGGGGCATCTGTAGCCAGGCTCGTAACTGAACGGCTGAACATCTCCTTGTCTGAAGGCtgcaaaaaacccaaacatatcACATTGCTAAGAATTTAAACTCCAGAGTGGAGAAGAATatcctttttctaaaaattaaaatagtaaaaacgGAAACAGAATCCACTGGAGTAGGCTCCACCCTTACCCACAGAGCAGGGGTTCCAAGGCCTCCAGTGGAAGCCTGAGACTGCAGACGAGACCGAATTCTGTGTGCACTGTGTCTTTTCCTGTACAAGCACAAGCCCAATCAAGTCTATTATAAATAGGtgcagtaagagattaacaactaATAACACAGCAGAACAACTCTAAGAATATGCTGCactaaaagttatgtgaatgtgccCTCTCCTGTCCCTGAAAATATGTTATTTGTATTTGCCTATTTTTAGACCATGATTGACCCTGGGTAATTAAAACCACAGAAATCAAAACCATGGATAAAGGGGGGAACTACTGTTTTTAGATTTAAatcaagtaaaattaaattaaattaagtccCCCTGTTGACTAGTCACATTCAAGAGCTCAGTACTGACCTGTAAGCAACGGGTACAGTATATGACAGTACAGAATCTTAGAGGCATGGGGAATCGGCCACCTGTGCTGCTCTCCGCCTGTGATCTACAAATGGGCCATAGGTAGGTTGTGAGATGTCAGTCCTGGTAGCTCAAGGCAGGGAGGGAAACAGAAGTCCCAGTGCTGGTTAAAATGGACTCCTCGTCTGTGTAACACAGGTGCTATAAAACATTATTCTTAAAGATGTGCCATGCCATGAAGAACATGGACACGAAGCATCACCCCTTGTCACTGGAAGGGAAAAGACTTAAATCTGGTCAAGATGAGAATGCTATTGATTTCTGAAGCTCTTTCAGAATCTGCCAAGTCCCTAGCTTTGATCTTCAGAAAAACAATTTCTCACCGAAGAGCAGCTCTATGAACCTTTCTCATTCTCACAACAACTTAGGACTCATGGTGGGAAGAATGGCACCAGAACTGCCAGCTTATTTCCTGCTGAGAAAGAATGTGTAGATGTCACCTGAACACATGCTAGGCTGGGCTACAGCTAAGAGGACTCAGAAAGCAAGTCGGTAGCTTATGCATGTCTTTAAATACCCTCTGGTCCCAGACTGCTGCCTGAATCACTTGCAAATATGATTTGTTCCCCTCCTTTCCATGGCCTGCGTGACCCAAGTGGTTACCCCAGGCTTTCATGTGGAAAGTTCTGTTGTGAACAGCACGAGAACCTTATTTTGTGTCAGGCTGTCAGAACCCTGAGATGCAGGTGCgtgccctgccccaccccactgcCCATCAGCTAGAAATGACTGCTGGAATTGGGCAGGAATGGGGGTAGGTGTGGAAGAAGAAATCCCTGACCTGGGCTCATAATGACACACTATAGCTACCATTTCTAGTCTTACTTTCTACATTACAGGCAATCTGCAAGTTGTACAAGGTTTGGGAGCTGGAAAGCTCGTAAGGAGGGCTGGGTGGGCAAATGTGTGCTCGTATCCTTGTGTGCTCTCTCAGacacacatatgcatgtatgtaGGGCCTCAGGCAGAGTACTAATTAATTATATGGCAGATGAGAAAGAAGGGGCAGAGAGCCaactttttcctcttccctgCTGGCCCTGCTCTTCCTGTCTCACCCAGGCCTGCTGCTGACCCTGAGCAGAGCTGCAGGAAGGGAAGGTTGGGAGTGGCTCTCACACTTGCACTACATCAGGATCACTTGGAGGGCCTGGTGACATTCCCTGAGCCCCACCCTGGGGAGAATCCTCACTTGGAACAAGCTCCCAGgtgggaggatggaggagggCGTCCTTTCCCCCAGCCCCATCTCACTGCCCAGCTGGCAAAGGGAGACAGGTGGGTGAGGGAAAATGGGGCCTGGATCTGGCGTCCTTCCCCCTAGCCCCATCTCACTGCCCAGCTGGCACAGGGAGACAGGTGGGTGAGGGAAAATGGGGCCTGGATCTGTGCATGGGAGAAACAGCAGAGAGGACCTCCCCATGCTGCCACCATCCTCCCGAGGCCACCATGGCGGCAGTCATTGAGGCCGAGCAGAGGCACCTGGAACATACGAGAAGTGGGGATGATGTGAACAACCAAACATGGAATGGGGGAGAGAAAAGGGATAAAAGCAGTAGCTGCAGGCCCAGGAGAGCTGTGGGCAGGCGAGCTGGGTGAGCTAGCTTAGCACacacagagaggaagggaaagggagccTCAGAGGTGCCTCAGGAGGTATAGAAAGCCTGACAACTTCCTACCTGTGTGGGCTACAGGAGTCCCCTGAATTCATAGGTCAGGCAGCCTCCAGCCTCATCTGGAGGTGCCTCACAGGGGAACCCCAAATGGGTCTGCTGGCTGTGTGCTTTATACCAGACATGATGTATATTTGACTCATTCTTACTTCTTTTTGTGCACACTCCTCTGCCTAATGGTTTTGCCTGACCTTGGGAAATCATGTCCTGCACAGGAAGTCTCTCTTGTTTTACCACTGCTGCAGGGCTCAGGCAGGACTCTAAACCCAGCCCTGTGACTATCTGGGAAGGAGAGGGAGCCCATCCCCAGCTGCTGGAATTGCTCAGCCATGTAAGATCCTGGCCCCAAGTTAGGAGACAAAGCTGGACCTGGCACTCCCAGGCTGTTCCTAACAAGGGTGGATCCTCAGGGCCCAAATGAGGATCATTAGGACTTATAAAATGCTGAGTGCTGAGAAAACTCCAGTAAGTCCAGGCTATATCTAAGGTCCCAGGCTTTGGCTAGCTTAAAGACCTGTTGTTACGAGTTGAACAGCATtgccccaaaattcatatgtctAAGTCCTAACctccaggacctcagaatgtgaccttatttagaaacaGGGTCATGGCAGATGAAATAGTTAAGATGAGGCCACACTAGAATAGGGAGGCCCTAGTCCAACATGTCTGGTGTCTTCCTAACAGGAAAGATGGATGGAGACAGAAATGTGAGGAGGGAAGATGAtgtgaaagacagagagagacattGTGGAGAGGAAGGCAGCAACTGGGGCGACGCACCCACAGACCAATGAACGCCACAGCCAGCCAGCAACCCCCAGAAGAGAGGCGTGGAACAGAGCTGCCTTCAGGTGGAACCAACCCTGCCAATACCTTGGTTTTTATtgacttctggcctctagaactgaGAGACAATATATATGCTATTTAAGCCACCGAGTTTGTGGTCCATGGTTATGATGACTCTAGCAAACGAAAACACCAGCTAGAGCTGGGAAgaggcaaaaaaagaaacatcccTGTGGAGGACTGGACCCATCTGAGGATCATTCTGGCAGCAGGGCAGCCGTATCCGTGTCAGAAACTCTTGCAACAAAACGGCTAAC encodes:
- the PAG1 gene encoding phosphoprotein associated with glycosphingolipid-enriched microdomains 1 isoform X1; translation: MGPAGSALSGGQMQIILWGSLLAIATFFLITLLIFLCLSCNREKPRQHSGDHENLMNVPSDKEMFSRSVTSLATDAPASSEQNGVLTNGDILSEDSTVTCMQHYEEVQTSASDLLDSQDSTGKPKCHQSRELPSIPPESAVNTMLTARSVDGDQGPGMEGPYEVLKDSSSQENMVEDCLYETVKEIKEVAAATHLDKGHTGKSKSPSILKELPGPQTEGKAEFAEYASVDRNKKCRQSVNAESILGNSCDPEEEAPPPVPVKLLDENENLQEKEEKEAEEERATERSGDTNKRFSSLSYKSREEDPTLTEEEISAMYSSVNKPGQLLKAPESTYTSIQGVPQRPPSSCNDLYATVKDFENTPNSALPPAGRPSQEPEPDYEAIQTLHREEEKPPLGTSGHHGLVPKENDYESISDLQQGRDVTRL
- the PAG1 gene encoding phosphoprotein associated with glycosphingolipid-enriched microdomains 1 isoform X2 codes for the protein MNVPSDKEMFSRSVTSLATDAPASSEQNGVLTNGDILSEDSTVTCMQHYEEVQTSASDLLDSQDSTGKPKCHQSRELPSIPPESAVNTMLTARSVDGDQGPGMEGPYEVLKDSSSQENMVEDCLYETVKEIKEVAAATHLDKGHTGKSKSPSILKELPGPQTEGKAEFAEYASVDRNKKCRQSVNAESILGNSCDPEEEAPPPVPVKLLDENENLQEKEEKEAEEERATERSGDTNKRFSSLSYKSREEDPTLTEEEISAMYSSVNKPGQLLKAPESTYTSIQGVPQRPPSSCNDLYATVKDFENTPNSALPPAGRPSQEPEPDYEAIQTLHREEEKPPLGTSGHHGLVPKENDYESISDLQQGRDVTRL
- the PAG1 gene encoding phosphoprotein associated with glycosphingolipid-enriched microdomains 1 isoform X3, coding for MFSRSVTSLATDAPASSEQNGVLTNGDILSEDSTVTCMQHYEEVQTSASDLLDSQDSTGKPKCHQSRELPSIPPESAVNTMLTARSVDGDQGPGMEGPYEVLKDSSSQENMVEDCLYETVKEIKEVAAATHLDKGHTGKSKSPSILKELPGPQTEGKAEFAEYASVDRNKKCRQSVNAESILGNSCDPEEEAPPPVPVKLLDENENLQEKEEKEAEEERATERSGDTNKRFSSLSYKSREEDPTLTEEEISAMYSSVNKPGQLLKAPESTYTSIQGVPQRPPSSCNDLYATVKDFENTPNSALPPAGRPSQEPEPDYEAIQTLHREEEKPPLGTSGHHGLVPKENDYESISDLQQGRDVTRL